TGCAAACGCACGCGCTCCCAGCTGCCATTGGCCGGGGCCAGGTGGGCTGTGGGTTTCAGGTCGGCCAGGTATTGCAGGATCGCGCTGGCTTCGGTCAATACCTGGCCATTCTCCAGCTGCAGCGCCGCCACATAGCCCTTGGGGTTGACCTGCAGAAAGTCCTGGCCATCGGCGGTGGTTTTGGCCTGGTTGTCGACCAGCACCAGCTCGAACGGCAGCGCCAATTCGCGCAGCACGATATGCGGGGCGAGGGAACAGGCGTGAGGGAAGAAATACAGTTTCATCTGGGGCAGCTCCGTTGAATTTGCGCCAGTCTCACGGGCATGGCACCGTGCGTAAAATTAAACCTTCAGCACCCCGCCATAAGGACAGCTACTGCCATGATGAACCTGATGCACTGGCGCCTGCTGGTGGCCGTGGCCGATCACGGCAGCATCACTGCGGCCGCCGAACACGTGGGCATGACCCAGTCCGCCGCGAGCCAGGCCATGGCCGGCATGGAGGCGACCCTGGGCGCGCAGCTGTTTACCCGTGAGCCGCGCAAGACCTTGCCCACGGCCCTGGGGCTGAGTGTGATTGAGCAGGCGCGGGTGATGCTGGGCGCCTTGCAGGCGATTCGCAGCACTGTGGATGAAGCCAGGCCCATGCTGCGTGGGACGATTCGCATCGCCAGTTTCCCCATGGTATTGGCGAGGTTTCTGACACCCTTGTTGCAGCGCTTCGCTCAGCTCTACCCCGGCATCGAGGTCACCACCCTGGATGTGACGGACAATGAAGTACTGACCTTGCTCGATGCCGACCTGATCGACCTGGGTGTGGTGCTCAACCCCAAACCCGAGCGCAATGCCACGGTATTGGGCCGTGACCTGTGGTTGGCGGTGCTGCCGACCACTCACCCGCTGGCGCAGCGGCCGGCTGATGCCACGGTGTCGCTTGCGCAATTGCTTGAGCAACCCTTCGTGCTTGCCACCGGTGGTTGCACCGCGAATGCCCGCAGCCTGGGCGCGGCAGCGGGGCTGACCCTGCGCGATATCCGCGTGGAAGTGCGCGAATGGAACAGCGCTTTCAGCCTGGTGCGTGAAGGCGTCGGCGTGACCCTGGTGCC
The genomic region above belongs to Pseudomonas poae and contains:
- a CDS encoding LysR family transcriptional regulator, with translation MMNLMHWRLLVAVADHGSITAAAEHVGMTQSAASQAMAGMEATLGAQLFTREPRKTLPTALGLSVIEQARVMLGALQAIRSTVDEARPMLRGTIRIASFPMVLARFLTPLLQRFAQLYPGIEVTTLDVTDNEVLTLLDADLIDLGVVLNPKPERNATVLGRDLWLAVLPTTHPLAQRPADATVSLAQLLEQPFVLATGGCTANARSLGAAAGLTLRDIRVEVREWNSAFSLVREGVGVTLVPEMALPTLRKGLRVMPLTEPLHREFALVGSPTQTPSAAACALLKMLAD